A genomic segment from Microcoleus sp. AS-A8 encodes:
- a CDS encoding photosystem I assembly protein Ycf4, with amino-acid sequence MTAQTTQRENRVIRQPILGSRRFSNYWWAIIVSVGATGFFLAALSSYTKVNLLPVGDATQLIFIPQGAAMGFYGLAGLLLALYLWLVILLDVGGGYNEFSKETGMVKIFRWGFPGKNRRIEFSCRLQDVQSIRVDLKEGLNPKRALYLRAKDRREIPLTRVGQPLSLSELENQGAEIARFLAVPLEGL; translated from the coding sequence ATGACAGCACAAACAACCCAACGCGAGAATCGCGTCATTCGTCAGCCGATTTTAGGTTCTCGCCGATTCAGTAACTACTGGTGGGCAATCATTGTCTCTGTGGGAGCAACAGGCTTTTTCTTGGCAGCACTTTCAAGTTACACCAAGGTGAATCTGCTTCCTGTGGGAGATGCGACCCAACTGATATTTATCCCTCAGGGGGCGGCGATGGGGTTCTATGGCCTTGCGGGTCTGCTCTTAGCCCTTTACCTGTGGCTCGTTATTTTGTTGGATGTTGGTGGCGGTTACAATGAGTTCAGCAAAGAAACCGGTATGGTGAAAATTTTTCGCTGGGGGTTTCCTGGGAAGAACCGTCGCATCGAGTTTAGCTGCCGCTTACAAGATGTCCAGTCGATTCGAGTAGATCTCAAAGAAGGTCTTAACCCAAAAAGAGCCCTTTATCTTCGAGCTAAAGACCGCAGGGAAATTCCTCTGACTCGCGTTGGGCAGCCCCTATCCTTGTCTGAGCTCGAAAATCAGGGCGCAGAAATTGCTCGTTTTCTAGCAGTTCCCCTAGAGGGCTTGTAA
- a CDS encoding peptidylprolyl isomerase: MQIKIQRWLSILLIVVGLVMGGCSTQEPTPLKSSNPKAAETASAPAAELPSSQQSKLPRLEGKATVVLKVKGSPLTIEVDGTNAPITAGNFVDLVQRGVYKGLVFHRVVRTPEPFVVQGGDPQGKDPNFPVERLGTGGFIDPQTTQERYVPLEIKPKDAQAPIYSQTFDKAGIAVPPQLKHTRGAVAMARSTPPDSASSQFYIALTELPFLDGNYAVFGYVTNGMNVVDKIQQGDRIESAEVTKGIENLKK; encoded by the coding sequence ATGCAGATAAAAATCCAGCGTTGGTTATCGATACTTTTGATTGTTGTAGGTTTGGTGATGGGGGGATGTAGCACGCAAGAACCGACTCCCCTCAAATCCAGTAACCCAAAAGCCGCTGAAACAGCCTCTGCTCCAGCGGCTGAGCTACCCAGTTCTCAGCAGAGCAAGTTGCCAAGACTGGAAGGAAAGGCCACAGTGGTACTCAAGGTAAAAGGCTCACCGCTCACCATCGAAGTTGATGGAACCAATGCCCCCATTACAGCAGGAAATTTTGTAGACCTTGTCCAGCGCGGCGTCTACAAGGGACTGGTTTTTCACCGGGTGGTGCGAACCCCGGAACCCTTTGTTGTTCAGGGGGGTGACCCTCAAGGGAAAGATCCGAACTTTCCGGTAGAGCGATTGGGAACGGGGGGTTTTATCGATCCCCAAACCACTCAAGAACGCTATGTACCGCTAGAGATTAAGCCCAAAGACGCACAAGCTCCGATCTATAGCCAAACTTTCGATAAAGCTGGCATTGCTGTTCCCCCTCAACTCAAACATACTCGTGGTGCGGTGGCGATGGCTCGCTCAACCCCCCCTGACTCAGCCTCGTCACAGTTTTATATTGCCCTAACCGAACTGCCCTTTTTGGATGGAAACTATGCGGTCTTTGGGTATGTCACCAATGGTATGAACGTGGTAGACAAGATTCAGCAGGGCGATCGCATTGAGTCAGCTGAGGTGACCAAAGGAATCGAAAATCTCAAAAAATAG